From Aegilops tauschii subsp. strangulata cultivar AL8/78 chromosome 5, Aet v6.0, whole genome shotgun sequence:
GACTGCCCAAGTGAAATACTACACAGATGTCACTTAAACAGGgtaaaaccctaaaaagattgtGCTTACAACCTCAACTTCTCTTCTAATTCTTCACGTCATTCAATAGTAATACTGGCAAGTGCAAAGAGCAGCACCTTACTGCAACTCCTCAAGATGACTGCGGAGTTAAAAGGTACAATTCTCTCTATGTTAATAGTAGCAACAGAGTTTCAGCCACCCAAAAACAATACCAGAGTGATTACGAAAACAGGCAATGCTACAGGCATATGATGAATCACGTACATAAAAAATGAAGCAACACACCGAACTAATCCTCAAATCAGCTTCCCACAAAGCAAACACAGGATGCAGTGCAAAACAGTGTTCCGACAAGGCTCTCAGTTCCTCGATTACAGTATCTCATGGAAAAATAAGGCGCTTCCTACCAATTTGTAGTGATATAAGAATTTGCAGTGAAAAATAAGGTGCTTCCTACAAACATAATAAACCGCACTGAGTAATCATTCAGATTGTCCCTGCAAGGATATTGGACTGCGGCCCCTGAAATCGACAGAGTAGTACTAGCTTCTTCGTAAAGAACAGGCAGCACCTGAAAGCATGGAGAGGGAATCTAGAAgtcatcgtcctcctcctcggccatgtGTTTCGCGAGTTCTTCCTCCTGCTGGAGCCTCTCTCGCCTCTTCTCGGCACTCTCTTTTTCCTTGTGAGAATTAGGGGGGAACCTCAGAGCCTTGACTGCCTCGTTGTGCATGTTCAGGCAGAACGCAATCCTGGAGTTAAACGCAGCCTGTGGCTCGTTTGTTGAGTAAACGTCGCCAGTCTCTTTCGACACCACCCAGCCATTGGCATGATCAATGGTGGCATCAATTGCCCCATCTCTGATGGCCTTGGCTACAATGCTCTCAGCATCAGCAACAGCGGTCTTAGTATCTAGCCTCAGTTTCTTGGCAATGTCAGCAAGGGAGATACGTGAGTAGGAAATGCTAATGTTGCGTAGTCCGGTCCGGATGACGTTGTGGCGCAGCCTCACGATCAAATTGGATGTCCTGTCGGCACTGAAAGTGCTCCCAAATTTCTCTGCAACAGCTCTAAACACTTCTAAGTCCCCAACTCGAACAGCCTGGAGATCATACATGAAAAAAAAATAAGAATGCATCATGCAGCAGTAACATGTATATTTTCCAAAGAAGGTGAACTTACATTTGTAAGCTCAAAATATGGTGTCAAAGCCGCCTTCATTCCTTTCTGCATGAAAACAGTTCTCTCTGGTATCTCCCCTAAAAGTAGCCTTACTAGTATAGCCCATTTGTTGCATTGGATGCGGAATCCACGAGCTGCAGTGGGTGCTTTCCGTGCAGCTTGCAAGAGGCTCTCTTTAGCATCAGTGTATTCGAGCTGAATTGTTCTGATTTTTCCCAAGTAGAACAGATAGCGGCAGAACTGTGAGAAAAATAGGGAGATTAGTTCTTGTCTACAACATACCTTCACATGATCAAATGAAAGAATGACAATTTCGTAGGGTGTTCATCATTAAAACGATAACCAGCCTTAGTACAAAGAATAAAGACATATTGCATTTCTACTTCAACTGCAACAACTCAGCATAAAAACAGGAGAGCAAATAAAATACTTGATGAATTATGATTACCTGCTGATTGGAATGTGCTTCAAAACGTGGTGCCTTTGACCTAAGTTTTTCTGCCTGGTCATATAGGTTGTAGTGCAGGTAATTGCGAAGAAGCAGGTTAAGAAGAGTTTCCTGCCATCAAAACTAGAAGTCAACCCCATAATTTGACAGCATTCAAGCTGTATGTCTAAAAAATTGAAAACTAGGGTCTCAGAACAACCTGCCCAAGCTCATCATGGTGAAGAGTTGCCATCCTGTGCAACCCAAGGAGAGTTCTGCAAAGAGATAATTGTATGAGAAGAAAATGAAAGCAGGACTGAACAGAAAAAAGCGCTTACTAGTTACTCAGAGACGCAATGGAAGGTCTGTATAGATGCCGTGTAGTGAGAATGACAATTCATGATATAATAACTCACCCACGAATTTCAGCAAGGCTGTTGGTGAGTTCATGGACATACGAGTAATACGAATACAGCCTAGAAGCCAAAACATCAACAGTCCTCCTGTTGAGATTCTTCAAACGAGCAATGCTAGAGTTTGCACATGCTTTAGCCTGAAGAGAACATCAAATTGGTATGTTTCATCACTAATGATGACAAAGTGGAGGAAACTCTCGGACATACCTCATCATATTTCTTGTGATCAATAAGGAAAATCAACACAAGCAGGTAGCAGTATATTTCAATCTCTGGGAGTCCATGCTTGATTGAAACTTGAGCAGCTGGAGCTGCAGTATCAACATCCATCTCACTTCCATCTTCCTAAAAGAGGTAACACCATATGAACATAAAACACCTCTGAGCAAGAGAATACTTCAGTTTGAAAATTTTGTACAGGATTAAACCGAAGCAAGTTCTAACCCCCTACACACCAAGCATGAGATTATCAATTACTCCCTCCTATCCATAATAAGTGTCGCAGTTTTCAACTAAGGTTGAACTAACCTCAGTTCAAAGctgcgacacttattttggatcaGAGGGAGTGACAGTTAAGCATCAGAACAGAAGGAACCTGGTTTGACATGAACTTCAGTAGTGAAACTCAATTGCAAAATATGCAATTGCTCAAGGCTTGTACTGCATCACAACACAGTAACAGTTGCTTTGCAGCAATGATTTAGATTATGAGTTCTAATTTACTTCTAATAAGCCAAGCAATCCAGAACGATCTGAAGTCATACATAACACGAGATATCGAAGACTGTCAATTACCAATTAATCATCAGAATAGAAGGAACCTACTTTGTCGTGAACTTCAACAGCGAAACTAAATCCGAAAATCTAAAGGCTTGCATTGCATCACCATACAGTAGCCGAATGACAGTTACTCTACCACAATGGCCTAGAttatgagttcacattttacttCTAAAAGGCCAATCAATCCAGAACGATCTACCATGTCAATCGGCAGCCAAGACACATGTAACACATGTAGATTAACAAACATAGCATCAGACGCTCACGTCCTTGACAGTGTCATCAGATTCAGGCACAATTGCGTGTTTATTACAAATCACGAGAGCTCTGAAGTTGCAGGCAGAAAAAATACCTTGGGGAGGAGCGGGGAGAGGCGGGTGAAGGCCTCGGAGGAAGGGGGCAGCGCGAAAGCGAGGAAGgccgcgacgtcgggggcggcgaggcggcggcggagggcgacggtGAGGCGGACGGCGCGGGAGATCCGGCGGACCTCCTTGGTCAGCGACCCCGCCTCGACCACCGACGCGATCTCCTTCAGATCTGCAGGCACGGCGTGGCAGACACACGTGAGCTACCGCCCGCTGAGCGCCCACGGCGCCGGAAGCTGAGCTAGGGTTTTGGGGGACGGGGGCGCTGGGGGGCGAGAGGGACGGGTTACTCACGCTGCAGGGTGGAGAGAaccggcgcgggcgcgggcgcgtcGGCGGCCGCAGGAGCGGCGACGGCCGCGGGCTGGGCGGAGTCGTTCATCTCGACGTCCTCCGGCATCGCGGCgtcggcgacgaggtcgagggaGAGGGGTAGTGCGTGCGGCGCAACAGGGGGGGTGAATGGAAGGCCGGAGGAGGTGTCAGGGTAAAATTAGAAACAGATCGATGAATATGAGTGCTTCCTACGGTGACGCCAACACGAAACGAATAGGGTCACAAATGTAAATAAACAAACTCGAGGGCTCTTTTGATCCAAACTAATTTCATAAAGATTTCTGGAGGGTTTGGATTCTCCGTACTTTTTTTCTATGTTGATTGTTTGGCTTGTAGGATTAGAATCCTTGAGAATTTTTCTTTAGGATTCATTCGCACTCTATTTTAGCGGACAAATTCCCATCCGCACAAGTCTCTTGATATAATTATTTTGCATTCGCGCACGTTAGACACTTTTCCTTTAAATTCTAATCGTACTGGAATTATTTTAGTTGAATGATCTTTTTCATCTTTGCATCAGGGTTTTCTTACTCTCTAATTCTTCTCTTCTTGTGCCtatttgttttttgcttttttatttATTGATGATGAGTATTTTATCTAGTGGGTTGCTTTTGGTACCTAATTATTTAATTCTTTATTTTAGGGAAGAGACCTTGGCATGGATGGTGGTTCTGCCCTGGTTTAATTTTGGCTTTTTCTTCTATTTCCATTTTTTGGTTTTATCTTTTTGTGCTGCTAGTTCCATCAAGTCCATATTTGCATGTTAATAGTGATTACCAATGTATCGTGGTTATAAAAGTGTAAATTTTAATATTATGACAAATATAGGATCACTTGTTCTCTAAATAGTTCATGGTGAAAGGTCATAATTTGGTAGAATAATTTCCTTATGCCTTTTTTGTTGCGAAATCTTTATCTGGAATAATAAGTTGTCCATTACACGTGTTTCTAAAAAGCTCTAATACATGTAAATCATGTCATGCAAGGTTGTAATTGGGAGTTTGATGTAAAATGAGTTTTTCTTTATCAGTGACATGTGTTGTTGTTTCTACGGTGCAAAATTTTGATTGACATCGAATTGGAAATTAGACAACTTGATAGTGTCATGTGTTAGTGTTATATGGTGTAAAAAAAGTTTATACCAAATTAGAAATCAGTAAACTGCCAAATAGACAGACCCTTTCCTATTTAGGTGTTTTGAGAGTCCTATACCATTATAAAGCAGTCATGGATGCTCCTTTGATTTCTTTGTGAGGTAACTTAGATATATCAAACAAAATCATAagaatgatcatgtatatagacaAGCAATGTTGGATTCGATAGTTGTAGTAATTGTCAAAACGAAGTAAAAAAAGTGGGTTGGTTGTAAATGAAAGCAATAGACGAGACATCCAACAGTTGAGCAGAATTGATTGTGATTTAATAAAATTTAGGTCATCTGGCATATAGGGGCATGTGTGCATGCCTTAGTTGATGTAGTTACATACCAATATTATAACCTGTCTCACcggtactgatacgtctccaacgtatctataattttttattgttccatgctactccctccgttccgaaatatttgtctttctaacatttcaaatggactacaacatacggatgcatgtagacacattttagagtgtagattcactcactttgcttcgtatgtagtcacttgttgaaatatctagaaagacaaatatttaggaacggatggagtattatatattctgttttggatgtttaatgggctttattatacacttttatattgttcttgggactaacctattaaccggaggcccagcccgaattgctgttctttttgcctatttcagtgtttcgaaggaaaaggatatcaaacggagtccaaacggaatgaaaccttcgggaacgtgattttcggaacaaacgtgatccagaggacttggagtggacgtcaagcaatcaacgaggaggccacgaggcagggggcgcgcctaccccctggcgcgccctccaccctcgtgggcccctcgtagctctcctgaccgacctctttcgcctatatatactcatataccctggaaacatcagatactgagccaaaaccctatttccaccgccgcaaccttttgtacccgtgagatcccatcttggggccttttccggtgtcctgccggagggggcattgatcacggagggcttctacatcaacacaatagcctctctgatgatgtgtgagtagtttacctcagaccttcgggtccatagttattagctagatggcttcttctctctctttggatctcaatacaaagttctcctcgattctttttgagatctatttgatgtaactcttcttttgcggtgtgtttgtcgagatccgatgaattgtgggtttatgatcaagattatctatgaacaatatttgaatctcctctgaattcttttatgtatgattggttatctttgcaagtctcttcgaattatcagtttggtttggcctactagattgatctttcttgcaatgggagaagtgcttagctttgggttcaatcttgcggtgctcgatcccagtgacagtaggggaaacgacacgtattgtattgttgccatcgaggataaaaagatggggtttatatcatattgcatgagtttatccctctacatcatgtcatcttgcttaaagcgttactccgttcttatgaacttaatactctagatgcatgctggatagcggtcgatgtgtggagtaatagtagtagatgcaggcaggagtcggtctacttgtcacggacgtgatgcctatatacatgatcatacctagatattctcataactatgctcaattctatcaattgctcgacagtaattcgtttacccaccgtaatacttatgcaatcttgagagaagcaactagtgaaacatatggccccggggtctattctccatcatattaatctcccgtcaacaagctatttctatcgccgtttattttgctttctttacttttagtctttatcataaaaataccaaaaatattatcttatcatctctatcagatctcacttttgcaagtggccgtgaagggattgacaacccctttaccgcattggttgcaaggttcttatttgtttgtgtaggtgcgtgggacttgagcgtggtctcctactagattgataccttggttctcaaaaactgagggaaatacttacgctactttgctgcatcaccctttcctcttcaagggaaaaccaacgcagtgctcaagaggtagcaggtacCAACACTATGATACGTGCATTTTGGATCACAAATTTAAAGGATAAATAATGTACTTTTATGCCATTTCAATTGCTTTTGCATCATTAAATAGTGGTTTATCTTATAATGCATAAAATCCATGAAATAATTGTCAGTGATGATGTCAATGCTAGAATTTGGACCATCGTGAAGAAAGTACCCTGCCATAACCCTAGAAAAAAATATTAGTTCACGAAGTTTTGCACAAAGAAGAGCCTAGGAGCCAGAAGGGGGTTGTCAGGTGGGCCCTAAGGTGCCTAGGCGCACCCGCAGGTGGCCTCTGGTGACCCCACTGGTCCTATATGGTAACTTTTGAGGACTTGGTCCATATCCATGTTTCTCTAATTTTTTCGCCACCGATGCGAGGTGGAAACCTATTCTTATCTGGAGGGTTgtttcaagccagatctgccccCCTTAGGCCAGGGGAACTCGAAGCAATTGTCATCACTGACTTGAGGGCATCAAGGGGGCATCTTCACCCAAGCCATCTTCACCATGTCCATCAACAACACCATCACCGCCATTCTCATCCCATTCATCTTTGTACAACCAAGTGTGGATTGCTTACCATTACAACATGTTGGTGTTAATTGTTGTATTGGTAGTTGATGCCTTATGTATTATTGGTGAAAGATCATTACTTTTCAGATTGGTGCAATTATCATTACCATATTGAATATGTTCACCATGATGCATTGTGGGGTAGTTTCCTTGTGTTCTTGAGGATATGGGAGAAAGCTAGTTGTCAAGTTTCATATGTTTTTGCAGTAAAGATTGTTGGTTGATCATGTTGCAGTGTAATTATCTAGTGGTGTTATGCGAACGTCGGATGAATGACACGTCACCTATATGTGAATAGAGGAGAGCATCGTGTCATAGTAAATTTAGGACGGGAAGCCACAATGAAATTACCATTCCCGAGTTTACAAATTATAATATGAGGGGTGAATAGGGACCATATAGGAAGTTATGGTTGGGTCTTTACCTTCATAAATCTAAGTAGCCATGGATTGCTTGTAAGAGCACAATCATAAGTATGCGTGCAGCACATTATCTTAGGCTCTATCTCTACAACACTGAATAAGTAACAATAATCAATGCAAGTCATGTATGGTGTTGACAACTATACAACCGCCATCCTGAAAAGTGTTTGACCATCATAAGTAACACAACCATTTTTTACTTAGCATTACTAGGGAACTTGCCACATTATTTTATATTTTGTTGTTAGTCATGTTTCGTTATTGATTTACCTTACAATTCACAACACAATCACACCATTTTAGCATTTGCACTGAATCCTTGCTATTTTTACATTTAATGATTTTCTTCAGCTCTTTGTGGGATCGATACGTTTATTCATTGAAAAGATCTACAATTGACCCCTAAACCCGTGGGACATCACACTACAAAAACATACTAGCTACCTTACATTCTATTGTCATAAATACATTCAGGTGGAGGAAAACTGTAGTAAACATGTAACTCAAGCTTGAACTAAAAGTATAAACCATAATAACTAGTACAACTTATATAATCAAGAAATCTGCAAACCCTACCTAGGTTATTAACTCCAAATTTATGAATCTTAGTGCATTCCTTGAATCTTTTTAAATCCACAAATATTCAATATATATTGTTGAATGCCCACTTGTCAATACATAACACATGCAAGTAAATTAAGGCATCCACGCTAGAGATTAAAAAACATGGAAATTAGATATATCAAAATAAAAAAGAATATTCATGGAGAAAATGGTCCAACAGTCCCAAAGTTACATTTGAATCACCAATACCAACTTGGTTTTACAAAACCCATATTATATTTGCAAGTTTTCAACATTAAAT
This genomic window contains:
- the LOC109758691 gene encoding probable 26S proteasome non-ATPase regulatory subunit 3, with the translated sequence MPEDVEMNDSAQPAAVAAPAAADAPAPAPVLSTLQHLKEIASVVEAGSLTKEVRRISRAVRLTVALRRRLAAPDVAAFLAFALPPSSEAFTRLSPLLPKEDGSEMDVDTAAPAAQVSIKHGLPEIEIYCYLLVLIFLIDHKKYDEAKACANSSIARLKNLNRRTVDVLASRLYSYYSYVHELTNSLAEIRGTLLGLHRMATLHHDELGQETLLNLLLRNYLHYNLYDQAEKLRSKAPRFEAHSNQQFCRYLFYLGKIRTIQLEYTDAKESLLQAARKAPTAARGFRIQCNKWAILVRLLLGEIPERTVFMQKGMKAALTPYFELTNAVRVGDLEVFRAVAEKFGSTFSADRTSNLIVRLRHNVIRTGLRNISISYSRISLADIAKKLRLDTKTAVADAESIVAKAIRDGAIDATIDHANGWVVSKETGDVYSTNEPQAAFNSRIAFCLNMHNEAVKALRFPPNSHKEKESAEKRRERLQQEEELAKHMAEEEDDDF